AAATAATTATTCCTCAACAAAAAACTATTAGGCAATAAGGAACAAATAGAACTAATAATAAAAACTTCTTTTCGAATAAATAAACAAAGAATCGTGCTATCATATTTTTAAGCATAGTTGCTCTTGCATTTTACTCATTGAAAATAATGAATAATTCTAAACTCAATTGAATTAAGATGTTGATATTTACTTTTACTGACGAATAAACTAATTTAGTATTTTTATTAAGTTACTCAAGGAGTCATTTATGGCTAAAATTTCCTTTCTCAATACTCCCTTTAGTATCAAAAATTTATCACTCAAAAACCGCATTGTTATGCCTCCTATGTGCCAATATCAGGCTACCGACGGAATGCCTAATGATTGGCATTTTGTTCACTATGTATCTCGAGCAATTGGAGGTGTAGGTTTAATTATAGTTGAAATGACAAATGTTGCACCTAATGGTCGTATTTCGCCAAATTGTCTTGGGTTATGGAATGATGAGCAGCGTGATCAATTTAAACGAATTGTTGATGCTGTACATGCTCAAAATGGTAAAATTGCTATCCAAATTGCTCATGCTGGTCGTAAAGCTTTAGGTGCTTCCGATGTTGTCTCTTGTTCACCTATTCTTTACGATGGTTCAAATGAAGCTAATCAAAAATGGCAATATCAAATGCCAAGAGAATTATCAAAAGATGAAATTATTGATATCATTCATAAATTTAAAGAATCAACAAAACGGGCTGTTGAAGCAGGTTTTGACGCCATTGAAATTCATGGTGCTCATGGATATTTAATTCATCAGTTCAGCTCACCAAAAACTAATCACAGAACCGATGAATATGGCCAAGATAAATTATTATTTGGTGAACAAGTCATACAAGCTGTTAAATCGGTAATGCCTAGTGATATGCCACTTATTATCCGTTTTTCAGCACAAGAGTATAGTAAAGATGGATATGATATAGAATATGGACGTAAAATAGCAAAACGTTTTGCTGATGCAGGCGCTGACATTTTGGATGTAAGTGGT
The sequence above is drawn from the Gilliamella apicola genome and encodes:
- a CDS encoding NADH:flavin oxidoreductase/NADH oxidase: MAKISFLNTPFSIKNLSLKNRIVMPPMCQYQATDGMPNDWHFVHYVSRAIGGVGLIIVEMTNVAPNGRISPNCLGLWNDEQRDQFKRIVDAVHAQNGKIAIQIAHAGRKALGASDVVSCSPILYDGSNEANQKWQYQMPRELSKDEIIDIIHKFKESTKRAVEAGFDAIEIHGAHGYLIHQFSSPKTNHRTDEYGQDKLLFGEQVIQAVKSVMPSDMPLIIRFSAQEYSKDGYDIEYGRKIAKRFADAGADILDVSGGGDGQLDPAHTPQFHAGYQVYLARAIKQAINLPVIAVGMLEDPYLADYVLSTGDADLVAIGRGLLNDPYWALHLPSSPFVPTSYQVAFK